In the Trichoderma atroviride chromosome 4, complete sequence genome, GGGGTAAAACTGGCACACAGCACGGCCACCCCTGCGCAGCGACGCATACAGGCCGTTGAAGAAGCGATTAAGCCGTCCCGCGGGCGACGTCTCGCTCGACTCGGCGCTGCAGAGCCACTGGATGGCGGAgatgctgatggcggcgtcgaaGGAGCCCGCGCGGAAGGGCACGCCCTGGCCAATGTCGGCGAGCATCAGGTCGCCCTCGACGTCGCGCTGCAGCGCAATGTCCAGCATGGAGGGCGAGACGTCCATGCCGATCCAGGTGTGCGGCCCGCCGTCGGAAGGGTCGACGGCGGAGAGGATCTCGCCGGagaggccgctgccgcagccGATGTCGAGGATGAGGGAGGGGGTTTTAAggtcgagcagctcgagggCGCGGCGCGTCATGGAGGCTTGGATGTTTTGGATACGGGAGCTGGTGGTGTATTTGCGGGCTTCGGTGTCGTCGTAGTGGACGTCGGCCGCgctggagagggaggagaagacgtTAGTAaaggacgagatggatgatgatggcgggggggggggggggggaaggggATGAGAGAGCGTACAGAGAGTCCTCGGGGCGAGACATTGTGGCGGTATTATAGTGATTTGATTCTTTTAGTGGTGAATTGAGGGAGTTCGCTTGTTGCTTCGCTTGCTGCGCCTTGGAAATGAATCGCGACGTTGAGGATGATGGTCTTTTTGCTTGGGGTCATGGAGTCTGCGCTGCGATGGGGCATCAtgatctttttttgtggGTGTTATCGATAAGCTTATCGGAGCTGACAAGGTACATTGTCTAGTAACACATGCCAAGCTTCGTACACGGGCCTTTGGAGCTCGACATGTGACGGCGTCTACTTTGCCGCACCAACCTAGCAAACAGCTGATAAAAACTTGGAAAAGAACGAAAACACTACAGACGATTCTTTAATTAATAGGATACGCTTTCATTTCTGACTTTACAGATAGCAATAGATAGCACCCTGCTGAAAACATCACGTCGTTTGCATCGATGTCGAGTTTATCGGAGCGGGAAAAGTTATAGTTCCGTATGACGACAGGCATCCCACACAAGCTCATCCCATACTTCGAGTACATGAACGTGTCCACAGCTACTGCTAACCGCATCCTTGCTTTAATCTAATCTTAAACGAGCCGCTCTTCCTCGTTCATACATTCGTTCAAAtctcaagcttcttcttcttcttcttctttcttctgttATAACCCGCACCCCTCAGCTCAACTTGACCATCTAGCCAAATACCACACCACTAATACGTCGACATGTGGATTCTACCGCTGCTGGGCTAcgtcggcgccatcatcggcttctgcttcttaaCCTTGTCAATCGCGTCTGGGCTCTACTATCTCTCGGAACTGGTGGAGGAACATACCGTCTTGGCAAAGCGCTTACTCACGCGACTGATCCAGATCATCATTGGCGTGCAGGTTGCGCTCTTGATTGACGGCTTCCCCTTCTGGGCGACTGTCTTGGGAATTGTCTGCCATGTGGTGTACTTGGGTAACTTGAGGCGGTTCCCATATGTGCAGCTGACTGATCCGCtgttcttgctctcttgTGGTATGATGCCCTGTCCAGTTCAGACTTCTTGGAGAGAGTACCTAATTAACATTCTTCTTAAGTCTTGGTGCTTCTCGACCACTATGTGTGGTTCCGATTCTTCTCCAACCACCAGGAGCGAGCCTACTCCCGATCTTCCTACTACGAGCATGTGGACGTCCCGACCTTTACAATGATTGCGTCCTACTTTGGCATATGCGTCTGGCTGATTCCGTTTGCGCTCTTTGTGAGCTTGTCTGCTGGCGACAATGTCCTGCCTACCATGGGCACGGAGCCGGTTCGTGGCGTGGATGGCAAGAATAAGCCCCAGGGCTTGGTCAAGGCGCTTGTTGATTGGGTGCGAGGGTTGATTGGGGATATGGCTGGCAGTGGGATGGACCGGCCGTAAGGATATGATTCTCTTTCTACAGGCGGGACgagatttcttttatttgCGGCGAGGTCAGCCAATCTTTAATAGATGAGGCCGATGTGTCGAATTGTGTCCACGAAATCAGATGGCCCATCTACTTTGCCATCTGATACATGTCGTTACTCTTACATGGTAATTTGGTATCCGCCTGTTCTGCCCTATTTTTGCTAACAGCACTTATAGAGCCATTTTAAAGTTGACTGGGCAGGCTGCATACGATTTATTATTATGATGTTGTCTTTGATCTGGATTGTTTGAACATCAGGACAGGTGTTACGATTGTCGAATGATGAGTAGCGCATGTTGAAATGCTGCGTTGTATAATATGTATCATATGGGTAAGGGATAAGAGTGCAGCACGCGGCGTTCTCTGCTTGTGTATTTATGCATTGCCCAAATATCTTATCTAAACCTGCAGTTTATATGAACTGGTATATTTTGCTGTGGAAGATGGTCGATGTGATTCAAGTCATGGATGTTCAACTTTCTTAGTATGCTTGTCAGGAATGAACTCTTTTTGGACCTATGAGCAGCACTTTGGTGTTGACAATGAGAATGAATAGAAAGGAGGAAATAACTCGGTTAATTGGCCATGTAGGCGAATATTTCGAATCTCAATAGCTCATCCCCGATTCCTCCACACGCGCGGGTTCAATTACACGCCCACAGCGCTCTGTTGCCCATCTGCAAAGCTCAACAGTTACATTCTCGTATCGCGCGAATATTTGGTATCCTTATAAAGCTGTTGTACATCtaaaaatacaaaaagaaaacagaacATGTGTGTATCAAGACTTGTTACTGCCTTCGCCACCTTCCCAAAACTTCTTGTCTACCTTGTCGTCCGGCGCTGTATGACCGTGATCAAATTTTTCGTCGAATTCTTTGTTGCTATTGGTGGGAATTGTGTGTTaattgtctcttctcttcttttgtaCAATAGAGGATACAAGATTCTTACTGTTGCCGCACTTcctccttttgctctttcgTGAGCTCATGTGCCTTATTGACACCCGGCATGCTCAGATTAGATATTTTGGGCTGCGGAGCATGGTTTCCTTGCTTCTCCTTGCTTTGGTCGGGCTTTTTATCTCCTTCGAGCTTGACGGCAGAATTGAAGCGCGGAATTGTCTGGTGAAAGGATCGGCGAAATGTGCTGGTGGGAGTGGTGCGGaggaagctggaggaggaaaTGTGGCGGAGATGCAGCGTTGAAGCCATGATGATTGATTCGGCTTGATAGACTTTCAGTTGAATTAATTGAGTTTTAAAGTTTTTGATGAGAGTTGAAATTGAAATGTATAGCTTTTTGTATAGCTGTAATGGTTTGCGAGATTCGCCCCCTTGATGGAGTGATTTGGGGTGACGTCAAGGCTTCATGACATCACCCCCTCGCAACGGATTTTGAGTTACAGTGAGACAGAGCTATGCGAAGCGAGATGTGAGATGTGAGATGCAGACAAAGTACATggattttattattaattagtgAATGTTTCAAGTTGCTGAACTAAATAATTGGGAATTAAATTGGGGAGGAGACAATAACAGAAAACCGCTGCAGATCCGACAACAATCTTTAACCAAATCAAGACACTATTAAACGAGGTAtcaaagagagacaagagcaCGATTTCCACTTTAAGCGTCGCGGGCGATGCGGATAACTGGCGATCCCATTCCTGAGCCCTTGCCCCAAGCCTCATGGGCCTCTTTGATATCGTCAAACTCCCAGACGGCCTTGATCGGAGGGGTAATGATTCCATCCCTGGTcatgttgagcagcagctgcagttCAGGCTCAAACGTCTTTTGGTCGCGCGTGATGAAGTAGAAAATAGCTCCCTTGTTGGACCAGAAATAGAGATTCTTGAATAGCAGCTTGGCCATGGGGATCCAAGGGCTGCGCCGCTTCGCACCAGTGAGATTGCTGAGGTTGTTTCCGTAGGCGACGACTACGCTTCTCTCCTTGGGAGTCAAGATGGAGTAGGACTCGTCGAAGCTTTCAAAGCCCAGGGCGTCAAACACAGCGTGCACGCCGCCGAGGTCCTTCATGGCCGCGATCCAGTCCTTGTTGGTGTAGAGGTACGGATGGGCGCCTGCTTCCTTGAGGGCGGCGTGGTTCCTCTCAGAGGCCGTGCCGTAGACGGTGGCGCCCTGGAGGAGCGAGAGATACATGACGGCCTGGCCAACTGCTCCGCTGATGCCGTGGATGAAGACGCGCTGGCCCTCGGACACTTTGGCAGCGCGGTGCACCATGCCGTAGGCGGTGGACCAGTCGACGGGCAGGGCAGCGGCCACCTTGGGGTCGACGCCGTCGGGGATGGCCAGGAGGTACTTTTCGGGGATGTTGATGTACTCGGCGTCGGAGTCGTACTTTGTCAGCGCCGTGACGAGGGTGCCGGGCTCGAACTTGCCGCTGCCGGGCCCGTTGACGGAGACGCGGCCGGCGAAGCAGTAGCCCGGCGTGAAGGGAGGGGCGCTCTGCATGGGGTAGACGCCGAGGCGCATGTTGACGTCGGCGCCGGCGAAGCCTGCGTAGAGGATCTTGACCTGGACGTGGTCCTTGGGCGGCGGGGGCAGGTCCTCGGTGACGAACTGGAGGGCGGTGGAGGGGGGGGCCGTAGGCGGTGATGACGACTTTGCGGTTGGGGATGGCCattgtggtgatggtgttgaagtgCGTGTCGTGTAAGTGGGATTGTATAGGTTGATGgggttgatggtgttgaaaaGATGATGTAGAAAGACAAagtgatgatgaaaagacaCTGTTTAGTTGTTTGTAGTTgtttgctgatgatgatgaactaTTGAGATGCATTCAGAAAGGCAGCGGCACATCACCCTATTtatctcctccatcatcctACTTTTTGCATTCGCCAGACGGAGCCCAATCAGTGCCCTCAATCACGGCGCAGCCCTTGTCGTCACCGCGCAGCAGCCCAAGGCACCGCGGGGCCGTGTCGCAGCCGGCTATAGCGCCATGGCGCAATTTAGCATCACCATCATGATCCCACAGGCTGCGTGTTCTCTTTTTTGAGAAATGACAAGGCTGTATGGAAGTTGTAAACGCCGTTGCTCAAGTTCAGTTGCTCCGGTTCAGTGCTTGTTTTAGTCCCAGTTGGGAAGATGCGAGAACGAAACAGGGTACTTGACGATAAGCTTAAGACGACAACCCCTGTTCGGTGTGCCCTGTGCTTTTTGCTCATTGTCTTCTTGGGCAGATCCAGGGCCGTTGGATGTCGGTGCCACGGAGCTTAGGCGGGGAGAAATTTGGGCCGTTTTGGCGCTGTGGACGTTTTTGTGGCGTTTTTTTCGGCAGCTGGTCGTGGCGGTAAAATATGGGGGACCGTTGGGTGCTTTGGTGACTAGGAGGTACCGCTTGGTGAATCGCTGCTATTGTGTGGCTTGCTAGTATTGCTGTTCAAGAGCCGACATGCagttaaaaaatatttgAGAAAACATGAAGAAAATTCAGCTTAATTGTTTATATTTTGTTGCATTATTCACTAAGTTTTTAACTCTGTAGCCACCGTAAAATTGGACACATAGTCTCTGAATGCACTTATAGCCATAACACCAAGACTTTTCGGGTACCTCGCCCTT is a window encoding:
- a CDS encoding uncharacterized protein (EggNog:ENOG41~BUSCO:EOG092D3P54~TransMembrane:4 (o6-30i51-79o95-114i135-158o)), producing the protein MWILPLLGYVGAIIGFCFLTLSIASGLYYLSELVEEHTVLAKRLLTRLIQIIIGVQVALLIDGFPFWATVLGIVCHVVYLGNLRRFPYVQLTDPLFLLSCVLVLLDHYVWFRFFSNHQERAYSRSSYYEHVDVPTFTMIASYFGICVWLIPFALFVSLSAGDNVLPTMGTEPVRGVDGKNKPQGLVKALVDWVRGLIGDMAGSGMDRP
- a CDS encoding uncharacterized protein (EggNog:ENOG41), with protein sequence MASTLHLRHISSSSFLRTTPTSTFRRSFHQTIPRFNSAVKLEGDKKPDQSKEKQGNHAPQPKISNLSMPGVNKAHELTKEQKEEVRQHNKEFDEKFDHGHTAPDDKVDKKFWEGGEGSNKS
- a CDS encoding uncharacterized protein (BUSCO:EOG092D3SHS), yielding MSRPEDSLAADVHYDDTEARKYTTSSRIQNIQASMTRRALELLDLKTPSLILDIGCGSGLSGEILSAVDPSDGGPHTWIGMDVSPSMLDIALQRDVEGDLMLADIGQGVPFRAGSFDAAISISAIQWLCSAESSETSPAGRLNRFFNGLYASLRRGGRAVCQFYPKNDTQRNMITQAAVKAGFGAGLLEDDPGTKNVKLYLVLTVGNNDNEGGNTDITGVVSGMDNVDVLDARKRLKANNTQVKKGSKAWIVKKKEQMERKGKIVKATSKYTGRKRRIQF
- a CDS encoding uncharacterized protein (EggNog:ENOG41); translation: MRLGVYPMQSAPPFTPGYCFAGRVSVNGPGSGKFEPGTLVTALTKYDSDAEYINIPEKYLLAIPDGVDPKVAAALPVDWSTAYGMVHRAAKVSEGQRVFIHGISGAVGQAVMYLSLLQGATVYGTASERNHAALKEAGAHPYLYTNKDWIAAMKDLGGVHAVFDALGFESFDESYSILTPKERSVVVAYGNNLSNLTGAKRRSPWIPMAKLLFKNLYFWSNKGAIFYFITRDQKTFEPELQLLLNMTRDGIITPPIKAVWEFDDIKEAHEAWGKGSGMGSPVIRIARDA